Proteins found in one Zea mays cultivar B73 chromosome 1, Zm-B73-REFERENCE-NAM-5.0, whole genome shotgun sequence genomic segment:
- the LOC100282346 gene encoding Protein DROOPING LEAF — protein sequence MDMVSQSEHLCYVRCTYCNTVLAVGVPCKRLMDTVTVKCGHCNNLSYLSPRPPMVQPLSPTDHPLGPFQCQGPCNDCRRNQPLPLASPSSTELSPRMPFVVKPPEKKHRLPSAYNRFMREEIQRIKAAKPDIPHREAFSMAAKNWAKCDPRCSTAASTETSNSAPAEPRVVPTPQLTEPRFDLEDRAKGQVIESFDIFKHIERSI from the exons ATGGATATGGTTTCGCAGTCCGAGCACCTGTGCTACGTCCGCTGCACCTACTGCAACACCGTGCTCGCG GTTGGGGTTCCATGCAAGAGGCTGATGGACACGGTGACtgtcaagtgcggccactgcaacaACCTCTCCTACCTCAGTCCACGGCCCCCCATGGTGCAGCCGCTCTCGCCGACTGATCACCCTTTGGGGCCATTCCAG TGTCAGGGACCCTGCAACGACTGCAGGAGGAACCAACCGCTGCCGCTGGCTTCGCCGTCATCAACTGAGCTAAGCCCGAGAATGCCCTTCGTAGTCAAGC CCCCGGAGAAGAAACACCGCCTCCCATCTGCTTATAATCGCTTCATGAG GGAGGAGATTCAGCGCATCAAAGCTGCGAAGCCAGATATCCCTCACAGGGAGGCCTTCAGCATGGCTGCCAAGAAT TGGGCAAAGTGTGACCCGCGCTGCTCGACGGCTGCCTCTACCGAAACTTCTAACAGCGCTCCTGCTGAGCCTAGAGTTGTGCCCACTCCCCAGTTAACTGAGCCACGCTTTGACCTGGAG GATAGGGCCAAGGGGCAAGTCATTGAGAGCTTCGACATCTTCAAGCATATTGAGCGCAGCATCTAG
- the LOC100282346 gene encoding protein DROOPING LEAF isoform X1, giving the protein MDMVSQSEHLCYVRCTYCNTVLALQVGVPCKRLMDTVTVKCGHCNNLSYLSPRPPMVQPLSPTDHPLGPFQCQGPCNDCRRNQPLPLASPSSTELSPRMPFVVKPPEKKHRLPSAYNRFMREEIQRIKAAKPDIPHREAFSMAAKNWAKCDPRCSTAASTETSNSAPAEPRVVPTPQLTEPRFDLEDRAKGQVIESFDIFKHIERSI; this is encoded by the exons ATGGATATGGTTTCGCAGTCCGAGCACCTGTGCTACGTCCGCTGCACCTACTGCAACACCGTGCTCGCG CTGCAGGTTGGGGTTCCATGCAAGAGGCTGATGGACACGGTGACtgtcaagtgcggccactgcaacaACCTCTCCTACCTCAGTCCACGGCCCCCCATGGTGCAGCCGCTCTCGCCGACTGATCACCCTTTGGGGCCATTCCAG TGTCAGGGACCCTGCAACGACTGCAGGAGGAACCAACCGCTGCCGCTGGCTTCGCCGTCATCAACTGAGCTAAGCCCGAGAATGCCCTTCGTAGTCAAGC CCCCGGAGAAGAAACACCGCCTCCCATCTGCTTATAATCGCTTCATGAG GGAGGAGATTCAGCGCATCAAAGCTGCGAAGCCAGATATCCCTCACAGGGAGGCCTTCAGCATGGCTGCCAAGAAT TGGGCAAAGTGTGACCCGCGCTGCTCGACGGCTGCCTCTACCGAAACTTCTAACAGCGCTCCTGCTGAGCCTAGAGTTGTGCCCACTCCCCAGTTAACTGAGCCACGCTTTGACCTGGAG GATAGGGCCAAGGGGCAAGTCATTGAGAGCTTCGACATCTTCAAGCATATTGAGCGCAGCATCTAG